A portion of the Pleuronectes platessa chromosome 15, fPlePla1.1, whole genome shotgun sequence genome contains these proteins:
- the dub gene encoding duboraya, with translation MEEEAASQRSVAELAGRFRDPAPPHGGAVNDPEKPVRRRPPRSLQLPKTHGDDQEPSGVTSPLSAKTKRNSALIEKLQASLALSPSAQLTSPKSPAFRMLPPAFPLPSPGSAPVTTLTTSSTAPPTRASPGTEEEGPVSFEAPPTVEEGSILSSINKGRARLSLRRRPPSRRHRGSSSGDEVGVTDDVADKAAAGGEDVFKTDDKTDASTCPEKKPSDKDDESKTREEDKEEEKERVNGRMGEDEQDTPSSGREEEEAEKM, from the exons ATGGAG gaggaGGCTGCCTCCCAGCGCTCGGTGGCTGAACTCGCAGGACGGTTCAGAGACCCAGCTCCTCCACATGGTGGCGCTGTGAATGATCCA GAGAAGCCGGTGAGACGTCGACCTCCTCGTTCACTACAGCTGCCGAAAACACACGGAGACGACcaggag ccttCAGGTGTCACCTCACCTCTTTCTGCCAAAACCAAGAGGAACTCTGCCCTGATCGAGAAGCTTCAG gcctcgctcgctctctctccctcggccCAGCTGACGTCACCGAAGAGCCCCGCCTTCCGGATGCTGCCCCCCGCCTTCCCCCTCCCATCCCCCGGCTCCGCCCCAGTAACCACACTgaccacctcctccacagcgCCTCCCACTAGGGCTTCACCAGGAACTGAGGAGGAGGGCCCCGTCTCCTTTGAGGCCCCTCCCACGGTGGAGGAGGGGTCCATCCTGTCCAGTATCAACAAG GGCCGAGCTCGTCTCTCCCTCCGGCGACGCCCTCCTTCCCGCCGCCACAGGGGGTCCAGCAGCGGGGACGAGGTCGGAGTCACTGATGACGTAGcagacaaagcagcagcaggaggagaagacgttTTTAAGACAGACGATAAAACTGATGCTTCAACGTGTCCTGAGAAAAAACCATCAGACAAAGACGATGAATCAAAGACCAGAGAAgaagacaaggaggaggagaaggagcgagTGAATGGACGGATGGGAGAAGACGAGCAAGACACACCTTCATCAGgacgagaagaggaagaagctgagaagatgtga